In Perca fluviatilis chromosome 18, GENO_Pfluv_1.0, whole genome shotgun sequence, one genomic interval encodes:
- the eif2b2 gene encoding translation initiation factor eIF-2B subunit beta encodes MPGPDKETDLTERIEAFLSYLKRGGSGTGPQRGSAETARETTALLRRITAQARWSSAGDLMEIIRKEGRRITAAQPSETTVGNMIRRVLKIVREEYARSRGSSEETDQQESLHKLLTSGGLSEENFRQHFATLKANVIEAINELLTELEGTTDNIAMQALEHIHSNEVIMTIGRSRTVEAFLKDAARKRKFHVIVAECAPFCQGHEMATSLSKAGIETTVIADAAIFAVMSRVNKVIIGTQTVLANGGLRAVNGTHTLALAAKHHSTPLIVCAPMFKLSPQFPNEEDTFHKFVSPHEVLPFTEGEILSKVNVHCPVFDYVPPELITLFISNIGGHAPSYIYRLMSELYHPEDHEL; translated from the exons ATGCCGGGCCCAGACAAAGAAACAGACCTGACGGAGAGAATCGAAGCGTTTCTGTCCTACCTGAAGCGTGGAGGGAGCGGGACGGGACCACAGCGGGGCTCGGCGGAGACAGCCCGAGAGACGACAGCCCTGCTCCGCAGAATCACAGCCCAGGCTCGGTGGAGCAGCGCAG GCGATCTGATGGAAATAATCCGTAAAGAGGGGAGGAGAATAACTGCCGCCCAGCCATCAGAGACCACAGTTGGTAACATGATTAGACGGGTGTTGAAGATCGTCAGAGAGGAATATGCCAG ATCTCGAGGCAGCAGTGAAGAGACGGACCAGCAGGAATCTCTCCACAAGCTGCTGACCTCTGGAGGACTCAGTGAGGAGAACTTCAGACAGCATTTCGCCACCCTCAAAGCAAACGTCATCGAGGCCATCAATGAGTTGCTGACCGAGCTGG AGGGAACAACTGACAACATTGcaatgcaggccctggagcacATTCACTCTAATGAGGTCATCATGACTATTGGCCGCTCTCGCACCGTGGAGGCCTTCCTCAAAGACGCTGCACGCAAACGCAAGTTCCATGTCATCGTGGCAGAGTGCGCCCCCTTCTGCCAG GGACATGAGATGGCAACTAGTCTCTCAAAAGCCGGCATCGAAACAACCGTGATTGCAGACGCTGCCATATTTGCAGTAATGTCTCGTGTAAATAAG GTCATCATTGGTACACAGACAGTTCTAGCAAACGGAGGTCTGAGGGCTGTTAATGGGACACACACTCTGGCTCTTGCAGCCAAGCACCACTCAACACCGCTGATTGTTTGTGCTCCAATGTTCAAGCTCTCACCTCAG TTCCCAAATGAAGAGGATACCTTCCATAAGTTTGTCTCTCCACATGAGGTGCTTCCTTTCACTGAAG GGGAGATTCTCTCAAAGGTGAACGTGCACTGTCCAGTGTTTGACTATGTCCCGCCTGAGCTCATCACACTGTTCATTTCTAACATTGGAGGACATGCACCGTCATACATTTACCGACTGATGAGTGAACTTTACCACCCAGAAGACCACGAACTTTAA